From one Halothece sp. PCC 7418 genomic stretch:
- a CDS encoding CheR family methyltransferase, which produces MKDKIDSDLNRKFIRLIEQKTGLRIREQSQDDLQSAILTRRKALKLQSPQAYYQLLAAPTSDSASEWQKLIPSLTNLESHFFRDQGQFQLLRDKIFPELIQRNRGHKTLRICSAGCSTGEEPYSLAITLRELIRDWENWDITILGVDINPMALEKAKAGVYGQWSFRRVEPYIQRHYFQTSGDKFHLSPLIRDLVRFRQVNLYRDSFPTETSPLQAMDLIVCRNVFIYFDPKVVAQILNKFYQVLKPEGYLLTGHAELSGLDLSQFKAQVFPESLIYQRPMQSSSAAVTAKIIPQPVYTPAFTPTPIPPPQQPPQPVAKKVSSPLSKPKTAKKQDVKTLLIAAETAYGQKNYDEAIHQLQTLLKDDSRNFSAHHLLAQIYANVGQYAEAKQCCQEALTIQEFAIAPYYILAKIAEEEDDLEQAKQLYKRIIYLDQNSFTAYLELSHIYHLQGDQTRREKMKASAIKLLQRSPKEQKIPELNNITVAEVLEEMAI; this is translated from the coding sequence ATGAAAGATAAAATTGATTCGGATCTCAATCGCAAATTTATCCGTTTAATTGAGCAAAAAACGGGGCTTAGAATTCGAGAACAATCTCAGGATGACCTACAGAGTGCAATCCTGACGCGCAGGAAAGCCCTGAAACTGCAATCTCCACAGGCTTATTATCAACTGTTAGCTGCACCCACCTCTGATAGTGCATCAGAATGGCAAAAACTTATTCCTAGCCTCACGAATTTAGAAAGCCACTTCTTTCGGGATCAAGGACAATTTCAGCTTCTGAGAGATAAGATTTTTCCAGAGTTAATTCAGCGCAATCGAGGTCATAAAACCTTACGCATTTGTAGTGCTGGTTGTTCCACAGGGGAAGAACCCTATTCTCTGGCGATTACCTTACGAGAACTGATTCGAGACTGGGAAAATTGGGATATTACGATTTTAGGGGTTGATATTAATCCCATGGCGCTGGAAAAAGCCAAAGCTGGGGTTTACGGTCAATGGTCATTTCGACGGGTAGAACCATACATTCAAAGACATTACTTTCAAACCAGTGGGGATAAGTTTCATCTCTCTCCTCTGATCCGAGATTTGGTTCGGTTTCGACAAGTCAATCTTTATCGCGATTCCTTTCCCACGGAAACTTCCCCATTACAAGCGATGGATTTAATTGTCTGTCGGAATGTGTTTATTTATTTTGACCCCAAAGTTGTTGCTCAGATTTTAAATAAGTTTTATCAGGTTCTCAAGCCAGAGGGCTATTTACTCACAGGTCATGCTGAACTCTCTGGGTTAGACTTAAGCCAGTTTAAAGCCCAAGTCTTTCCAGAATCATTGATTTATCAACGTCCCATGCAGTCAAGTTCTGCTGCTGTGACTGCCAAGATTATACCGCAACCTGTTTACACGCCTGCTTTTACCCCGACACCTATTCCCCCACCTCAGCAGCCCCCTCAACCCGTTGCGAAAAAGGTTTCTTCTCCCCTGTCGAAACCTAAGACGGCTAAAAAACAAGATGTTAAAACGTTATTGATCGCAGCAGAAACAGCTTATGGACAGAAGAATTATGATGAGGCAATTCATCAACTGCAAACCTTATTAAAAGATGACTCTCGCAACTTTTCCGCCCATCATCTTCTCGCGCAAATCTATGCGAATGTTGGTCAATATGCCGAAGCAAAACAATGTTGTCAGGAAGCCTTGACGATTCAAGAATTCGCGATCGCGCCCTACTATATTCTTGCCAAAATTGCCGAAGAAGAAGACGACCTCGAACAAGCAAAACAACTGTATAAACGGATTATCTACCTCGATCAAAATTCGTTTACCGCTTATTTAGAACTGAGTCATATTTATCACCTGCAAGGAGATCAAACCCGAAGAGAAAAAATGAAAGCATCCGCAATAAAACTTTTGCAGCGATCGCCTAAAGAGCAAAAAATTCCCGAATTAAACAATATTACAGTTGCGGAAGTGCTAGAAGAAATGGCAATTTAA
- a CDS encoding methyl-accepting chemotaxis protein: protein MKVRYLIGLGYCVPVALSVLSAGIVGFNVNTVKNEQQKLDTGVKIEREIADLHRQIEIFSKTTRGYLMEPTPSTLADIRDVQNEIESHLTELDGLIRFDEQRQNLQEAEEAFAALKTLNLELIRIAQTQGSEAGITAWKTQDGFAEAQAVAQVLNDLEDQEHEIVNGSAETTDAAVNSLLTMVIGSTFLAVLLSAGFGVWIISRIATRIQDAANTIASSSSEIATTIEEEDRTASQQAASVNETTTTMNQLGSSARQSTEQAEAAANAAQQALEAAEGGNQAVEETLSSMSTLKQKVGAIAEQILQLSEQTNQIGSISQLVSDLANQTNMLALNASVEAVRAGEHGKGFAVVAGEIRKLADQSKQSAEKIGGLVAEIQNAINSTVMVTDEGTKTVDSGMEITEKTAESFNHITEAVNNVVMNNQQISLNIHQQASGIQQVLEAMNTLNQGAKETAAGISQTRAGTEQLNTVTQDLKHLV, encoded by the coding sequence ATGAAAGTTAGATATTTAATTGGTCTCGGCTATTGCGTACCTGTTGCTCTTTCTGTATTGAGTGCAGGGATTGTTGGGTTTAATGTCAATACCGTTAAAAATGAGCAACAAAAATTAGATACAGGCGTTAAAATCGAACGGGAAATTGCTGACTTACACCGTCAAATTGAAATTTTCTCGAAAACGACGCGCGGGTATTTAATGGAGCCGACTCCGAGTACCCTCGCTGATATCCGAGATGTTCAAAATGAGATTGAATCTCATCTGACTGAGTTAGATGGTTTAATTCGCTTCGATGAACAAAGACAAAACTTACAAGAAGCGGAAGAAGCCTTTGCAGCACTGAAAACGCTTAACTTAGAACTGATTCGTATTGCCCAAACTCAAGGCTCAGAAGCAGGAATTACTGCTTGGAAAACTCAAGATGGATTCGCTGAAGCACAAGCGGTGGCGCAAGTTTTAAATGACTTGGAAGATCAAGAACACGAAATTGTTAATGGTAGCGCTGAAACAACAGATGCAGCCGTTAATAGTTTACTGACAATGGTGATTGGTTCAACCTTCCTTGCTGTCTTACTTTCAGCAGGATTTGGCGTTTGGATTATTTCTCGCATTGCCACTCGCATTCAAGACGCAGCCAATACTATCGCCTCTTCTTCCAGTGAAATTGCCACCACCATTGAAGAAGAAGACCGCACCGCCAGCCAACAAGCTGCTTCTGTCAATGAAACCACAACGACCATGAACCAACTCGGTTCATCAGCCCGTCAATCCACTGAACAAGCCGAAGCTGCTGCTAATGCTGCTCAACAAGCCCTCGAAGCTGCCGAAGGCGGAAATCAAGCCGTCGAAGAAACCCTGAGCAGTATGTCCACCTTAAAACAAAAAGTGGGCGCGATCGCGGAACAAATCTTACAACTGAGCGAACAAACCAACCAAATTGGCAGCATTTCCCAGTTAGTGTCGGATTTAGCCAATCAAACCAATATGTTAGCCTTAAATGCCTCTGTAGAAGCCGTCCGCGCAGGGGAACATGGGAAAGGCTTTGCTGTCGTTGCAGGAGAAATTCGCAAACTGGCGGATCAAAGTAAACAATCTGCCGAAAAAATTGGCGGTTTAGTCGCAGAAATTCAAAACGCCATTAACTCCACTGTCATGGTCACTGACGAAGGCACAAAAACCGTTGATTCAGGAATGGAAATCACCGAGAAAACGGCTGAATCCTTTAACCACATTACAGAAGCGGTTAATAATGTGGTGATGAATAACCAACAAATTTCTCTCAATATTCATCAACAAGCCAGTGGCATTCAACAAGTGTTAGAAGCCATGAATACCCTCAACCAAGGGGCAAAAGAAACAGCAGCAGGAATCAGTCAAACTCGCGCTGGCACCGAACAACTCAACACAGTAACCCAAGACCTGAAACACTTGGTCTAG
- a CDS encoding chemotaxis protein CheW: MQKHPYLSFTLNHTLYGLDALVVEEIFSLPELTPIPEAPRDIVGIVNVRGEILPVMDMNLRFGYQSPDYHLSDSVVVLRWEDSRVGLIVNNVHEVKHFHPDQITNDLSHGRALAGSIRRKFVTGIARSEEDLLVLLDAANLIRYVENQDLPDSEDEEDFLQPEAGLVEQRVFCPNATEEERQVFRERAENLRASIEEEEKKGFKPLSVMVLDDEFFGIDLKVVREFARINNVTPVPCSPPHIIGNMNLRGEILTLVDLCGLFNLPQVQWDNESYAIVVEVEEIVVGVAVASVYDVMFLDPNEITTVPTAIHAIDDEYLQGAAPYHNKMMSILDLRKILLSSGLVVDQAV, translated from the coding sequence ATGCAAAAACATCCTTATCTCAGCTTTACCCTGAATCATACCCTCTACGGACTCGATGCCCTAGTTGTCGAAGAAATATTTTCCTTACCCGAACTAACCCCCATTCCAGAAGCCCCTCGCGATATTGTTGGTATTGTGAATGTCCGAGGGGAGATTCTCCCTGTGATGGACATGAATTTGCGTTTTGGCTATCAAAGTCCCGATTATCATCTCAGTGACAGTGTGGTCGTTTTACGCTGGGAAGACTCACGGGTGGGATTAATCGTGAATAATGTCCATGAAGTGAAACACTTTCACCCTGACCAAATTACCAATGATCTGTCCCATGGACGCGCTTTAGCGGGAAGTATCCGTCGGAAATTTGTCACAGGAATTGCCCGTAGCGAAGAAGATTTACTGGTCTTGCTCGATGCAGCAAACCTCATTCGCTATGTGGAAAATCAAGATTTACCCGACAGCGAAGACGAAGAAGACTTCTTGCAACCCGAAGCAGGATTAGTCGAACAAAGAGTCTTTTGTCCTAATGCTACGGAAGAAGAAAGGCAAGTCTTTCGGGAACGGGCGGAAAATTTACGCGCCAGCATTGAAGAAGAGGAGAAAAAAGGCTTTAAACCCCTCTCGGTCATGGTCTTAGATGATGAATTTTTTGGGATTGACTTAAAGGTTGTCCGTGAGTTTGCACGAATTAATAATGTCACCCCAGTTCCCTGTTCTCCCCCGCATATTATCGGCAATATGAACTTGCGAGGTGAAATTCTCACCCTCGTTGATTTATGTGGCTTATTCAACCTTCCGCAAGTGCAGTGGGATAACGAGAGTTACGCCATTGTTGTGGAAGTGGAAGAGATTGTCGTTGGTGTTGCGGTCGCTTCCGTTTATGATGTGATGTTCCTTGATCCGAATGAAATCACTACTGTTCCCACAGCAATTCATGCGATTGACGATGAATATCTACAAGGGGCAGCCCCTTACCATAATAAAATGATGAGCATTCTCGATTTGCGTAAAATTCTCTTAAGTAGTGGGTTAGTGGTTGATCAAGCGGTTTAA
- a CDS encoding response regulator yields the protein MVTITTYPLETLRNKINEYSQEKATGNLTIRNHEILLGKVFLLHGRLLYIKDELRPVRRFSRVCRQLDINWPAEELNCSPDQPWEYQLLYQGISKKRLNVGQAKTAITNVAEEFLFDLVSQEEIITEWETRGEGESGLSLGLALSGLEIEGLIETVSEKQQSWVDNNLAEFNGSLVPTLAPNAQLKNNSGLGKYLNGKFTLWDLSIALNKSLLDVTKALIKFKEKQLIEFREVADLAVPSFISIAQDPNQANDSSKQKKGLIACIDDSPIVAHSMKKLLAPLGYDIITITEPMHGFSDLVDQQPDLIFLDLMMPNVNGYSVCKFLRETESFQETPIIILTAQSGAIDRARAKMAGATDFLGKPPKPGRVIEVVQQYTNHS from the coding sequence ATGGTCACTATCACCACCTATCCTCTTGAGACACTTCGCAACAAAATCAATGAATATTCTCAAGAAAAAGCAACTGGCAATCTCACAATCCGCAACCATGAAATTTTACTCGGCAAAGTGTTTTTGCTACACGGTCGCTTACTTTACATAAAAGACGAATTGCGCCCAGTGCGTCGCTTTAGCCGAGTTTGTCGCCAACTGGATATTAATTGGCCCGCAGAAGAACTAAATTGCTCTCCAGACCAACCTTGGGAATATCAATTACTCTATCAAGGCATTAGTAAAAAGCGTCTCAATGTTGGACAAGCGAAAACTGCGATTACGAATGTTGCTGAAGAATTTCTCTTTGATTTAGTCAGTCAAGAAGAAATAATTACAGAATGGGAAACACGAGGAGAAGGCGAGTCTGGACTTTCGTTAGGGTTAGCTTTATCGGGTTTAGAAATTGAAGGTCTGATTGAAACCGTTTCTGAAAAACAACAGTCTTGGGTTGATAATAATTTAGCGGAATTTAATGGCAGTTTAGTTCCCACCTTAGCGCCAAACGCACAACTCAAAAATAATAGTGGTCTTGGCAAATATCTCAATGGGAAGTTTACGCTTTGGGATCTGTCTATTGCTCTCAATAAATCTCTTCTCGATGTGACAAAAGCATTGATTAAATTCAAAGAAAAGCAGTTAATTGAATTTCGAGAAGTTGCGGACTTAGCAGTTCCTAGTTTTATTTCTATTGCTCAAGATCCGAATCAAGCGAACGATTCCTCAAAGCAGAAAAAAGGATTAATTGCTTGTATTGATGATAGTCCGATTGTTGCTCATAGTATGAAAAAACTGCTTGCTCCTTTAGGGTATGATATTATTACAATTACTGAGCCAATGCACGGTTTTTCCGACTTAGTTGATCAACAACCTGATCTCATTTTCTTAGACTTAATGATGCCGAATGTAAATGGTTACAGCGTCTGCAAGTTTTTGCGGGAAACAGAGTCGTTTCAAGAGACCCCGATTATTATCTTGACCGCTCAAAGTGGAGCAATCGATCGCGCACGGGCAAAAATGGCAGGAGCAACGGACTTTTTAGGAAAACCGCCCAAACCCGGAAGAGTGATTGAAGTAGTACAACAATATACCAATCATAGTTAA
- a CDS encoding hybrid sensor histidine kinase/response regulator: MIEDEELRVIYQSTSQEHLQQLEEGILNLEKNPSDLSALSELMREAHSLKGDSRILDLTEIEQLTHKVEDILGAVNRQEIIMTPELSDHLYQTLDAIAQLVETATSDAPSNIDANALLQQLDQLLNDPPSAESVEEIEDIAADAKDTLEFELEATFDLEDESIEESPSSDAIDSPEESPEENTDSSLMIADEELRGLYQNSSREHLQSLKTHLQEYARQPEDQNILEKLLKEAENLKTDSIIVGLEGTERLSEALEDIFDQLVCQDLPYSPELLDRVEYVVAELEKLITEALEGVPSGVNIDRAIAELRADKWRYPENKPNTTESNGEQPKPSSSHTNGNGATHKAQTESSTPPKADDTKEQKPYRIDTIRVQTQHLDSLMTQTGELTVTKIRIAHTANQLEELFSLWEDWKNKHNKQLQDDDKDSDFARMEELITHLRDASQENSTRLDMIAGDLEEKIGTLRLLPLSTVFHLFPRMVRDLAREENKEVELILEGGETTADKQILEEIKDPLMHLIRNAVDHGLETPEEREAMGKSTTGKIELRAYQTGSNIVIELADDGRGLDIQKIKQTAIKRGLYHPEELDAMSTNQLYSLILTPGFSTRSFITEVSGRGVGLDVVQTNVQRLKGNIQIDSTPGEGCTFKIQLGTTLATANVLLVDLQNTTYGLPVEAVQTSFLVSPDEIFTIEGRSTISLDNQAVSVARLSELLELPENHQNQDTHQQLPCILLNIGEEKFGLFVDQLLDTQDVVIKPQSKILKRVRNVLGATILGTGEVCMILNPQDLLKSLQQKTTSAIHQSSKKAQPLYQETTKPVVLLAEDSITVRTQEKRILEGAGYEVVTAVDGLDGYNKLKTRHFDAIVSDVQMPNIDGLTFAEKVREEQEYTETPFILVTSLNSDEDKRRGAKAGANAYITKDKFNQELLIDTLGRLV, encoded by the coding sequence ATGATTGAAGATGAAGAACTAAGAGTTATTTATCAAAGCACCAGCCAAGAACACTTACAGCAATTAGAAGAAGGAATTCTGAATCTGGAAAAAAATCCTAGTGATTTATCTGCGTTGTCAGAACTGATGCGTGAAGCCCATAGTTTGAAAGGAGATTCTCGGATTTTGGACTTAACAGAGATTGAACAACTGACTCATAAAGTGGAAGATATTTTGGGGGCGGTGAATCGCCAAGAGATTATCATGACCCCTGAATTGAGCGATCATTTGTATCAAACCCTTGACGCGATCGCGCAGTTAGTAGAAACCGCCACCAGCGATGCTCCCAGTAACATTGACGCTAACGCCCTCCTGCAACAACTGGATCAGCTACTCAATGATCCGCCTAGTGCGGAATCAGTAGAAGAGATTGAAGACATTGCTGCTGATGCTAAAGATACCCTTGAGTTTGAGTTAGAAGCAACCTTTGACTTAGAAGACGAGAGCATAGAAGAATCCCCATCATCAGACGCAATAGACTCCCCAGAAGAATCCCCAGAAGAAAACACAGACTCCTCATTAATGATTGCGGATGAAGAGTTGCGGGGACTCTATCAAAATTCGAGTCGAGAACATCTGCAAAGCCTCAAAACGCATCTTCAGGAGTATGCGCGTCAACCTGAAGATCAAAATATCCTCGAAAAACTCTTAAAAGAAGCAGAGAATCTCAAAACGGATTCGATTATTGTGGGTTTAGAAGGGACGGAACGCCTCAGCGAAGCCCTAGAAGATATTTTTGATCAACTGGTGTGTCAAGATCTTCCTTATAGTCCAGAACTGTTGGATCGCGTGGAATATGTCGTCGCCGAACTCGAAAAACTGATTACAGAAGCCCTAGAAGGCGTTCCCAGTGGGGTCAATATCGATCGCGCGATCGCGGAACTCAGAGCAGACAAATGGCGTTACCCTGAAAACAAACCCAATACAACTGAAAGCAACGGCGAACAACCCAAACCCAGTTCTTCTCACACCAATGGTAATGGGGCTACACATAAAGCCCAAACTGAGAGCAGCACACCCCCTAAAGCCGACGACACTAAAGAACAAAAACCCTATCGCATCGACACCATTCGCGTGCAAACGCAACATCTTGATTCCCTAATGACGCAAACTGGGGAATTAACCGTAACCAAAATTCGGATTGCACACACCGCCAACCAACTCGAAGAACTCTTTTCACTTTGGGAAGACTGGAAAAACAAACATAACAAGCAGTTGCAAGACGACGACAAAGATAGCGACTTTGCTCGCATGGAAGAACTGATTACTCATTTGCGTGATGCGTCTCAAGAAAATAGTACCCGCCTCGATATGATTGCAGGGGATCTCGAAGAAAAAATTGGTACATTACGCTTACTTCCCCTTTCTACAGTCTTCCACCTCTTCCCCCGTATGGTAAGAGATTTAGCACGGGAAGAGAACAAAGAAGTCGAACTAATCCTCGAAGGCGGAGAAACCACCGCCGACAAACAAATCCTCGAAGAAATCAAAGACCCTCTCATGCACCTGATCCGCAACGCCGTGGATCATGGTTTAGAAACCCCAGAAGAGCGGGAAGCAATGGGGAAATCTACGACAGGCAAAATTGAGTTACGAGCCTATCAAACCGGAAGTAATATTGTTATTGAACTCGCCGATGACGGGCGGGGCTTAGACATTCAAAAAATTAAACAAACTGCCATCAAACGGGGACTCTACCACCCAGAAGAACTCGACGCAATGAGTACCAATCAACTGTACTCACTGATTCTCACTCCTGGTTTTTCAACTCGTAGCTTTATCACCGAAGTCTCAGGGCGTGGTGTCGGTTTAGATGTGGTGCAAACCAACGTCCAACGCTTGAAAGGAAATATTCAAATTGATTCTACCCCTGGCGAAGGCTGCACCTTTAAAATTCAATTGGGAACCACCCTTGCGACAGCCAATGTTCTCCTTGTGGATCTTCAAAACACCACCTATGGCTTACCCGTCGAAGCCGTACAAACCAGTTTCCTTGTATCTCCAGATGAAATTTTCACGATTGAAGGACGCTCGACAATCTCCCTTGATAATCAAGCCGTTTCCGTAGCACGTTTAAGCGAACTGCTAGAACTTCCAGAAAATCATCAAAATCAGGACACTCATCAACAACTCCCCTGTATTTTGCTCAATATCGGAGAAGAGAAATTTGGTCTGTTTGTCGATCAGCTTTTAGATACTCAAGATGTGGTCATCAAACCCCAAAGTAAAATTCTCAAACGAGTGCGGAATGTTTTAGGGGCGACCATTTTGGGAACTGGTGAAGTCTGCATGATCTTGAATCCCCAAGACTTACTGAAATCCTTGCAACAAAAAACCACCAGCGCCATTCATCAAAGTAGTAAAAAAGCGCAACCGCTCTATCAAGAAACCACCAAACCCGTTGTCTTACTTGCAGAAGACTCGATTACCGTTCGCACGCAAGAAAAACGCATCTTAGAGGGAGCCGGTTATGAAGTGGTCACCGCCGTTGATGGTTTAGATGGCTACAACAAATTGAAAACCCGCCATTTTGATGCCATTGTCTCAGACGTGCAAATGCCCAACATTGACGGTTTAACCTTTGCTGAAAAAGTGCGAGAAGAGCAGGAATACACTGAAACGCCCTTCATCCTTGTCACGTCTCTTAATTCCGATGAAGACAAACGACGTGGGGCAAAAGCAGGGGCAAACGCCTATATCACCAAAGATAAGTTCAATCAGGAATTGCTAATTGATACCCTAGGACGACTGGTTTAA
- the cheB gene encoding chemotaxis-specific protein-glutamate methyltransferase CheB encodes MTIHVLLVEDSPIATMIIKRIIDNSSGLSVVGTAKNGVEGLELIPKLNPDIICTDLHMPKMDGLAFTQEVMAEFPRPILVISASVQEDDPQNVFKLLEAGALEVFPKPRAGLSQEYEALQAELVRKIRVLSGVKVFRRKRKTHSPAPVAPKTTSSASPVVTAKTSKTSAIKAVVIGSSTGGPQALHTIFQSLPAAFPVPIICVQHISLGFLQGLVDWLKNHCSLKVEIAKEKDFPKAGVIYFPPENQHLKLDRQGRFVYDQSLPVTGHRPSVDVLFESASAYYRSQMVGVLLTGMGRDGANGLQTIRKAGGMTIAQDEATSIVFGMPKEAIALGAVQHTLPIDQIASKVLTLLSLCPF; translated from the coding sequence ATGACAATTCATGTGTTGCTCGTTGAAGATTCTCCCATTGCCACCATGATTATAAAACGAATTATTGATAATAGCTCTGGTCTGTCAGTGGTGGGAACAGCTAAAAATGGGGTAGAAGGATTAGAATTAATCCCGAAACTGAATCCTGATATTATCTGTACCGATTTACACATGCCCAAAATGGACGGGCTAGCCTTTACTCAAGAAGTAATGGCAGAATTTCCACGTCCGATCCTCGTGATTAGTGCTTCCGTGCAAGAAGATGATCCACAAAATGTTTTCAAACTTCTAGAAGCGGGTGCGCTAGAAGTCTTCCCTAAACCTCGCGCGGGGTTATCGCAAGAATATGAAGCCCTCCAAGCCGAGTTAGTGAGAAAAATTCGAGTTTTGTCTGGGGTGAAAGTGTTTCGGCGGAAACGAAAAACTCATTCTCCCGCACCCGTTGCTCCAAAAACTACATCCTCAGCGAGTCCTGTTGTTACTGCTAAAACGAGTAAAACCTCTGCGATCAAAGCCGTGGTTATTGGCTCTTCTACAGGGGGACCGCAAGCACTACATACCATTTTTCAGAGCTTACCGGCTGCTTTCCCTGTTCCCATTATTTGTGTTCAACATATTAGTTTAGGCTTTCTACAAGGGTTAGTTGATTGGCTGAAGAATCATTGTTCCCTGAAAGTCGAAATTGCCAAAGAAAAAGACTTTCCGAAAGCAGGAGTGATCTATTTTCCCCCAGAAAATCAACATCTCAAGCTCGATCGCCAAGGACGATTTGTTTATGATCAATCTTTACCCGTGACAGGGCATCGTCCCTCTGTAGATGTTCTGTTTGAGAGTGCATCCGCCTACTATCGCTCGCAAATGGTAGGAGTTTTGTTAACGGGAATGGGACGAGATGGCGCAAATGGACTGCAAACGATTCGTAAAGCGGGAGGAATGACGATCGCGCAAGATGAAGCCACCAGTATTGTCTTTGGTATGCCAAAAGAAGCGATCGCGCTGGGTGCAGTACAGCATACCTTACCCATTGATCAAATTGCGAGTAAAGTGTTGACACTGCTTAGTCTGTGTCCGTTCTGA